The following is a genomic window from Candidatus Methylomirabilota bacterium.
CATGATGGGTGTCGTCTACGAAGCCTTCGATCCCGCCCTCGGCCGAGCGGTCGCCCTCAAGCTGATCCACCTCGCGTTCCCCGTCACCCCCGAAGAAGCGGAGACGTTCGAGCAACGCTTCTTCACCGAGGCCCGCAGCGCCGGGCGCCTCTCCCACCCCGGGATCGTGGTCGTCCACGACGCGGGGAGAGACCCGGAGTCGGGAAGGCTCTTCATCGCGATGGAGTGGCTGCAGGGGCGTGCGCTCTCGCCGTCGAGCCCGGAGACGCTCCTCGACTGGCGGGAAGCCCTCCGCCTCGGCGCGCGCCTGGCCGACGCGCTGCACCACGCCCACTCCGCCGGCGTGATCCACCGCGACATCAAGCCGGCCAACATCATGGTCCTCGACTCCGGCGATCCGAAGATCATGGACTTCGGCATCGCCAAGGTCGAGACGGCACGGTTGAAGCTCACCGCTACGGGGCAGTCCTTCGGAACGCCCCTCTACATGTCGCCGGAACAGGCGCTCGGGCACGAGGTGGACGGCCGGACGGACCTGTTCTCCCTCGGGGCCATCCTGTACGGGCTCCTGACAGGACGGCTGGCCTTCGGCGCCGAGAGCATGATGGCCATCATCGGCAAGGTGCTCCACCAGGATCCGCCGCCGCCGTCGCAGGTCCGGTCGGATCTTCCGCCGGACGTCGACTATCTGATCGCCCGCGCGCTGGCGAAGGCGCTGCCCGACCGCTATCCGAGCGGAGGCACGATGGCCGAGGACATTGCCGACATCCTGGATGGCCGCCCCCCGCGACATCGCGCGGCATGGGGCGGGGCCCGGCCGCCGGAGGCGGCGCTGAGCGTACCGGCGGCGCCCGGGTCGCCCCGATCCGAGTCGAAGGCGGACGCCAGGAGGGTGTCTTCGGCTCCGACGCGTCCCGCGCGATCCGGGACGCCGCGCGATCGCGTAAGGGGGCCGGGTCGCCGGGTCTCCCGCACGGCCGTGGGTCTCGTCGTCGGTGCGGTCCTGCTCCTGGGCCTCATCG
Proteins encoded in this region:
- a CDS encoding protein kinase, which translates into the protein MMGVVYEAFDPALGRAVALKLIHLAFPVTPEEAETFEQRFFTEARSAGRLSHPGIVVVHDAGRDPESGRLFIAMEWLQGRALSPSSPETLLDWREALRLGARLADALHHAHSAGVIHRDIKPANIMVLDSGDPKIMDFGIAKVETARLKLTATGQSFGTPLYMSPEQALGHEVDGRTDLFSLGAILYGLLTGRLAFGAESMMAIIGKVLHQDPPPPSQVRSDLPPDVDYLIARALAKALPDRYPSGGTMAEDIADILDGRPPRHRAAWGGARPPEAALSVPAAPGSPRSESKADARRVSSAPTRPARSGTPRDRVRGPGRRVSRTAVGLVVGAVLLLGLIAPALFVAWRRPSPALTPAPVEKAAEAAEAFPPPSPSPSSGLTGLLSALQGEKPAQLAVDFEHGLRSGTLKIWVDGELMKEEKVGGRITKRVIGIKLRKGTFHDVIELKPGRHEIQVQVSWDDGERTERIIGTFNPGATRRLDVNLGRLLKDLTLEWK